One window from the genome of Heptranchias perlo isolate sHepPer1 chromosome 22, sHepPer1.hap1, whole genome shotgun sequence encodes:
- the LOC137340465 gene encoding G-protein coupled estrogen receptor 1-like — protein sequence MEAHLASQILLFSNDTELNETSSCNETLYCGYATENQRDGQFYNISLFLSCLYTVLLFPIGFIGNGLILVVNLNHHKKMTIPDLYFVNLAVADLILVADSLIEVFNLNDKYYDIAILCTFMSLFLQINMYSSIFFLTWMSFDRYLALAQSMKSSTLRTLQHAKWSCGLIWFTAILAAIMPFAVVQAHHTGEVHFCFADVTEIQWLEVTLGFVVPFFIIGLCYSLIVRILMKAQKHNRIWQRRQKALRMIVVVVLVFFICWLPENVFISYQLLQGTKDPSVSVKESLGKYYPLTRHIVNLAAFSNSCLNPIIYSFLGETFRDKLRLYMKRKASVSAVYRLCNNTLNWNIPVTAQESFA from the coding sequence ATGGAAGCTCACCTAGCATCACAAATATTACTATTTTCTAATGACACTGAATTAAATGAAACAAGCTCCTGTAATGAAACCTTATACTGTGGCTATGCCACCGAAAACCAAAGGGATGGCCAGTTTTATAATATCAGCCTCTTTCTATCCTGCTTATATACAGTTCTTCTATTTCCCATAGGCTTCATTGGGAATGGGTTGATCCTGGTTGTGAACTTGAACCATCACAAGAAAATGACCATCCCAGACCTCTATTTTGTAAACCTTGCAGTAGCTGATCTCATCCTCGTAGCAGATTCCCTCATTGAGGTCTTCAACCTCAATGATAAGTACTACGACATAGCCATTCTGTGCACTTTCATGTCTCTCTTCCTGCAGATCAACATGTacagcagcatcttctttctaaCATGGATGAGCTTTGACCGGTACCTTGCCCTGGCACAATCTATGAAGTCCAGCACACTCCGAACTCTGCAACATGCAAAATGGAGCTGTGGCCTGATCTGGTTTACAGCCATCCTggctgcaataatgccctttgccGTGGTACAGGCCCACCACACGGGGGAAGTTCACTTTTGCTTTGCAGATGTTACAGAGATCCAATGGTTGGAAGTCACTCTTGGATTTGTCGTCCCGTTCTTCATCATTGGACTCTGCTACTCGCTGATAGTACGGATTCTCATGAAAGCACAAAAGCATAATCGCATTTGGCAGAGGCGTCAGAAGGCCCTCCGCATGATTGTTGTGGTTGTTCTGGTTTTCTTCATCTGTTGGTTACCTGAAAATGTGTTCATCAGCTATCAGCTCCTACAAGGCACAAAGGATCCATCTGTTTCCGTCAAGGAATCACTGGGGAAATATTATCCACTCACACGTCACATTGTTAACCTGGCTGCTTTTTCTAACAGTTGTCTGAATCCCATTATATACAGCTTCCTTGGGGAGACCTTCCGAGACAAGCTCCGCCTGTACATGAAAAGGAAGGCAAGCGTATCCGCAGTTTATCGGCTTTGCAACAACACTTTGAACTGGAACATTCCTGTAACTGCACAGGAATCTTTTGCATAG